A window from Shewanella livingstonensis encodes these proteins:
- the acpS gene encoding holo-ACP synthase, with product MAIVGIGTDIVEIARISEQRERLGDRLARRVLTEPELATYLQSKQPERFLAKRFAAKEAAAKALGTGIGRGVSFQHIHIDNDENGAPLVSFTDGALARLKQLSGSRGFISIADEKHYAVATVVLES from the coding sequence ATGGCAATTGTTGGTATCGGTACTGATATTGTAGAGATTGCCCGCATCAGCGAGCAGAGGGAGCGTCTAGGTGACAGATTAGCTAGGCGAGTGTTGACTGAGCCCGAACTTGCTACTTACTTGCAATCAAAACAGCCCGAGCGTTTTTTAGCTAAACGTTTTGCCGCCAAAGAAGCCGCCGCCAAAGCTTTAGGCACAGGAATAGGAAGAGGCGTGTCGTTCCAACATATTCATATCGACAATGATGAAAATGGAGCACCATTGGTTAGTTTTACCGATGGAGCACTGGCTAGGCTTAAACAACTAAGCGGTAGCCGAGGGTTTATTAGTATTGCCGATGAAAAGCATTATGCTGTCGCTACTGTGGTGTTAGAGAGCTAA
- the rimM gene encoding ribosome maturation factor RimM (Essential for efficient processing of 16S rRNA) has product MSSNQELVVLGKIGSSHGIKGWLKITSYTDSVEGIFDYSPWLIKEQGVWREVKVAQWRFQGKAVVAELEGVATREDAQILTNCEIAIKPEQMKDLDDSEFYHRDLIGCEVTNINGYNMGIVEQIVATGSNDVLLIKANAKDAFGKVERMVPFVPEQFIKQVDLQGKQILVDWDPDF; this is encoded by the coding sequence ATGAGTAGTAACCAAGAGCTAGTTGTACTGGGAAAGATAGGCTCCAGTCATGGTATTAAAGGTTGGCTAAAAATCACTTCCTATACCGATTCTGTTGAAGGTATTTTCGATTATTCGCCTTGGCTTATAAAAGAACAAGGCGTTTGGCGTGAAGTTAAGGTTGCTCAGTGGCGTTTTCAAGGTAAAGCTGTTGTGGCTGAACTAGAAGGTGTTGCTACCAGGGAAGATGCGCAAATACTCACAAATTGTGAAATTGCCATTAAGCCTGAGCAAATGAAAGATTTGGATGACAGTGAATTCTATCATCGAGATCTTATCGGCTGCGAAGTGACCAATATAAACGGCTATAACATGGGTATTGTTGAACAGATCGTGGCAACAGGATCAAACGACGTACTATTGATTAAAGCTAATGCCAAAGATGCCTTCGGCAAAGTGGAACGTATGGTCCCCTTTGTCCCTGAGCAGTTCATCAAACAGGTGGATTTGCAAGGGAAGCAGATTTTAGTGGATTGGGATCCTGACTTCTAA
- the ffh gene encoding signal recognition particle protein — MFENLSDRLSRTLKNISGRGRLTEDNIKETLREVRMALLEADVALPVVRDFVNSVKERAVGQEVSKSLSPGQAFIKIVQNELEKAMGEANEALDLAAVPPAVIMMAGLQGAGKTTSVAKLGKFLRTRHKKSVLVVSADVYRPAAIKQLETLAAEVEVEFFPSDVSQKPVDIAKAAISYAKLKFIDVVIVDTAGRLHVDEAMMDEIKQLHATVNPIETLFVVDAMTGQDAANTAKAFNEALPLTGVILTKVDGDARGGAALSIRSITGKPIKFLGVGEKTDALEPFHPDRIASRILGMGDVLSLIEEVERGVDKDKAMKLASKVKSGGSFDLEDFREQLQQMKNMGGMMNMLEKLPGVGQLPPEALAQVQDGKMTGQMEAIINSMTAKERKNVDLIKGSRKRRIAVGSGTQIQDVNRLLKQFTQMQKMMKKMSAKGGMKKMMRGMSGMLPPGMKFPGR; from the coding sequence ATGTTTGAAAATTTATCTGACAGACTTTCACGTACACTAAAAAATATTAGTGGCCGTGGTCGCTTAACAGAAGACAACATTAAAGAAACCCTGCGTGAAGTGCGTATGGCGCTGCTTGAAGCGGATGTGGCTTTACCTGTTGTTAGAGATTTTGTTAACAGTGTAAAAGAACGCGCTGTGGGTCAAGAGGTATCAAAAAGCTTAAGCCCAGGGCAAGCTTTTATCAAAATTGTTCAAAATGAACTTGAGAAAGCCATGGGCGAGGCGAATGAAGCCCTCGATTTAGCGGCGGTTCCTCCTGCTGTTATCATGATGGCGGGTCTTCAAGGTGCAGGTAAAACAACATCAGTAGCTAAATTAGGTAAGTTTTTACGCACTCGCCATAAAAAGTCTGTACTTGTTGTCAGTGCTGACGTTTATCGTCCTGCAGCAATAAAGCAACTTGAAACATTAGCTGCCGAAGTAGAAGTTGAGTTTTTTCCATCTGATGTAAGCCAAAAACCGGTTGATATTGCTAAAGCAGCAATAAGCTATGCTAAATTAAAATTCATTGATGTGGTGATTGTTGATACTGCAGGTCGTCTGCATGTTGATGAAGCCATGATGGATGAGATAAAACAGCTGCACGCAACAGTAAACCCGATTGAGACATTGTTTGTTGTTGATGCCATGACGGGGCAAGATGCTGCTAATACGGCTAAAGCATTTAATGAAGCGTTACCGTTAACCGGTGTTATTTTGACCAAAGTTGACGGTGATGCACGCGGTGGTGCTGCACTGTCTATTCGCAGCATTACCGGTAAACCAATTAAATTTTTAGGTGTTGGTGAAAAAACCGATGCATTAGAGCCTTTCCATCCAGACCGTATTGCGTCGCGCATTTTAGGTATGGGTGATGTATTGTCACTAATAGAAGAAGTTGAACGTGGAGTCGATAAAGACAAAGCGATGAAGCTAGCTTCAAAAGTGAAATCTGGCGGCAGTTTTGACCTAGAAGATTTTCGTGAGCAATTACAGCAAATGAAAAACATGGGCGGAATGATGAACATGCTTGAGAAGCTCCCTGGTGTGGGTCAATTACCACCAGAAGCATTGGCTCAAGTTCAAGATGGTAAAATGACTGGGCAGATGGAAGCCATCATTAACTCTATGACGGCGAAAGAGCGCAAAAATGTTGATCTGATTAAAGGATCGCGTAAACGCAGAATCGCTGTCGGTTCAGGGACTCAAATTCAAGACGTAAATCGCTTGTTGAAGCAATTTACCCAAATGCAGAAAATGATGAAAAAGATGTCCGCAAAAGGCGGAATGAAGAAGATGATGCGCGGAATGAGCGGAATGTTACCTCCCGGAATGAAATTTCCAGGTCGATAA
- the pdxJ gene encoding pyridoxine 5'-phosphate synthase: protein MSGILLGINIDHIATLRQARGTHYPDPVHAAAVAEHAGADGITIHLREDRRHIQDRDVYLLAKTLKTRMNFEFAVTEEMIAIACDIKPAYACLVPEKREELTTEGGLDVAGQLEKIRSAVTRLAAQGIKVSLFIDADRTQIDAAVLSGAPYIEIHTGCYADASTDAKQADELARITEMAKYAHSKGLVVNAGHGLHYHNVKPIAAIPELYELNIGHAVIARAAIDGLDTAVRDMKELMLAGRRGE, encoded by the coding sequence GTGAGCGGAATACTATTAGGCATTAACATCGATCATATCGCGACATTGCGCCAAGCTCGCGGTACCCACTATCCAGATCCAGTGCATGCAGCAGCAGTAGCAGAACATGCTGGTGCCGATGGCATTACTATACATCTTCGCGAAGACCGTCGTCATATTCAAGACCGCGATGTGTATTTGTTAGCAAAAACATTGAAGACAAGAATGAACTTTGAGTTTGCGGTAACTGAAGAAATGATTGCTATTGCCTGTGATATTAAACCAGCCTATGCGTGTTTAGTTCCTGAAAAGCGTGAAGAGCTAACCACCGAAGGTGGTCTTGATGTTGCAGGTCAGTTAGAGAAGATCCGTTCAGCGGTCACTCGTTTGGCTGCACAAGGTATTAAAGTGTCATTGTTTATTGATGCTGATAGAACACAAATAGATGCAGCTGTTTTGTCTGGTGCACCCTACATAGAGATCCATACCGGTTGTTATGCTGATGCTAGTACTGATGCTAAACAGGCAGACGAATTAGCGCGAATTACCGAGATGGCAAAATATGCCCACAGTAAAGGCTTAGTGGTAAATGCTGGACACGGTTTGCATTACCACAATGTTAAACCTATTGCCGCTATTCCTGAGCTTTATGAGCTTAATATTGGTCATGCTGTGATTGCTCGAGCTGCTATTGATGGTTTAGACACCGCAGTTAGAGATATGAAGGAGCTCATGCTGGCCGGCCGTAGAGGCGAATAA
- the lepB gene encoding signal peptidase I gives MAAYFSLILVLVTLVSGLIWLIDVVFFAPKRRESLLTAQANSSQLSADAIDKIIREPVLVETAHSIFPVIAFVMILRSFIYEPFQIPSGSMMPTLLVGDFILVEKFSYGLRDPVWRSKLIEIGEPERGDVFVFKYPENPKIDYIKRVVGLPGDKIFYRNKQLMIQESCVNQADCSAPKTIEHIEINRGEFSNNGVPLIRLNEQLGEVKHDILIDPSRPDFRQHFYPQAGLPAGEFVVPKGMYFAMGDNRDNSTDSRFWGFVPEENLVGKAVAIWISFEFDRKSSDILPTWVPTGVRFDRVGGIH, from the coding sequence ATGGCAGCCTATTTTTCGCTTATTCTAGTGCTCGTAACCTTAGTCAGTGGCCTTATTTGGTTAATTGATGTGGTTTTTTTTGCACCTAAACGCCGTGAAAGTTTATTAACAGCACAAGCTAATTCATCACAGTTAAGCGCTGATGCGATAGATAAAATCATTCGTGAGCCTGTGTTAGTTGAAACGGCACATTCTATTTTTCCGGTGATCGCATTTGTAATGATTTTGCGCTCATTTATTTATGAACCATTTCAAATCCCATCAGGCTCTATGATGCCGACACTGTTGGTTGGCGACTTTATATTAGTTGAAAAGTTTAGTTATGGACTTCGCGATCCTGTATGGCGTAGTAAATTGATTGAGATTGGCGAACCTGAACGTGGTGATGTGTTTGTATTTAAATATCCTGAAAATCCAAAAATAGACTACATAAAGCGTGTAGTAGGTTTGCCAGGTGACAAAATTTTCTATCGAAATAAGCAGTTAATGATCCAAGAGTCGTGTGTGAATCAAGCTGACTGTTCAGCACCTAAAACGATTGAACATATCGAAATTAATCGTGGTGAGTTCAGTAATAATGGTGTGCCATTAATTCGTTTGAATGAGCAACTTGGTGAAGTTAAACACGATATTTTGATTGATCCGTCGCGTCCTGATTTTAGACAGCACTTTTATCCTCAAGCTGGCCTTCCTGCTGGTGAGTTTGTTGTGCCAAAAGGCATGTACTTTGCCATGGGTGATAACCGTGATAACAGTACCGACAGCCGCTTTTGGGGTTTTGTACCGGAAGAAAACCTAGTCGGTAAAGCCGTTGCTATTTGGATTAGTTTTGAATTTGACCGTAAGTCGAGTGATATATTACCCACATGGGTACCGACCGGCGTACGTTTTGATAGAGTAGGTGGAATACATTGA
- the rnc gene encoding ribonuclease III, translating to MEPIKNLPRLCRTLGYEFNNIELLIQALTHRSAANKHNERLEFLGDSILSIVISDALYHQFPKATEGDLSRMRATLVKGDTLTLIAIEFKLGDYLFLGPGELKSGGFRRESILADAVEAIIGAAYLDSDIEVCRKLLLSWYQERLAEIKPGINQKDPKTILQEYLQGFKKPLPDYQVVVVEGEAHDQTFTVECRISELDKVVTGVASSRRKAEQLAAAQVLELLNK from the coding sequence ATGGAACCCATTAAAAATTTGCCGCGTTTGTGCCGTACTTTAGGTTATGAATTTAATAATATTGAATTACTTATCCAGGCATTAACTCATCGCAGCGCAGCAAATAAACATAATGAGCGTTTAGAGTTTTTAGGTGATTCGATTTTATCGATAGTCATTTCAGATGCCTTGTATCATCAGTTTCCAAAGGCGACAGAAGGTGATTTAAGCCGCATGCGTGCCACTCTGGTTAAAGGTGACACCCTGACATTAATTGCCATAGAGTTTAAGTTAGGTGATTATTTGTTTTTAGGTCCGGGTGAACTTAAAAGCGGTGGCTTTAGGCGTGAATCTATTCTAGCTGATGCAGTAGAGGCTATTATTGGTGCCGCTTATCTTGATTCCGACATTGAGGTCTGTCGTAAGCTATTATTATCTTGGTATCAAGAGCGTTTAGCAGAGATAAAGCCGGGTATTAATCAAAAAGATCCGAAGACAATTTTGCAAGAATATTTACAAGGTTTTAAAAAGCCATTACCTGATTACCAAGTCGTAGTGGTAGAAGGTGAAGCTCATGATCAGACATTTACTGTAGAATGTCGAATTAGCGAATTAGATAAAGTTGTCACCGGTGTGGCAAGTTCAAGAAGAAAAGCTGAGCAGCTTGCCGCCGCTCAGGTATTGGAGCTACTGAATAAATGA
- a CDS encoding HlyC/CorC family transporter has product MDAISTSALLIFLLVLIVISAYFSGSETAMMSLNRYRLRHLASNDHKGAQRALKLLDRPDRLIGLILIGNNLVNILASAIATIIGMRLFGDMGVAIATGVLTIVVLVFAEVTPKTFAALHPERIAFPSSILLGWLLILLSPLVKAINLITSMFLRLMGIKTVKTSDALSQEELRTVVHEAGALIPQRHQEMLLSILDLEKVTVEDIMISRSDIYAINVNDDFKLINKQVVHSPHTRVLVYRDNIDDAVGFIHLRDALRLQSKEQFSKSSLLRAVKELYFIPEGTPLNVQLTNFQQNKERIGLVVDEYGDIQGLVTLEDILEEIVGDFTTSMLTTASEDINIQLDGSFLIDATINIRDLNKEMKWNLPIDGPKTLNGLIIEFLEDIPAVNTSLRIVDYQIEVIDVADNMIKTVRVLPSNLELIDDNK; this is encoded by the coding sequence TTGGACGCTATATCTACCAGCGCACTCCTTATTTTTCTTTTGGTTTTAATTGTGATTTCTGCTTATTTTTCGGGTTCAGAAACCGCGATGATGAGCCTCAATCGATACCGCTTAAGACATCTTGCATCCAATGACCATAAAGGTGCCCAACGTGCCTTAAAGTTACTCGACCGCCCGGATCGACTTATTGGCTTAATTCTCATTGGTAACAATCTGGTTAATATTCTTGCATCCGCAATTGCAACTATTATTGGTATGCGTTTGTTTGGTGATATGGGTGTGGCTATTGCTACAGGTGTACTGACCATTGTGGTACTGGTTTTTGCAGAAGTGACGCCAAAAACGTTTGCTGCCTTGCATCCTGAACGAATTGCATTCCCTTCAAGTATTTTATTAGGCTGGTTATTAATATTACTATCACCGTTAGTGAAAGCGATTAACTTAATTACCTCAATGTTTTTACGCTTGATGGGAATTAAAACCGTCAAAACTAGTGATGCCTTAAGCCAAGAAGAACTGCGTACTGTGGTACATGAGGCGGGAGCGTTGATCCCACAACGTCACCAAGAAATGCTGTTATCGATTTTAGATTTAGAAAAAGTCACTGTCGAAGACATTATGATTTCGCGATCAGATATTTATGCTATTAACGTCAATGACGATTTTAAATTAATTAATAAGCAAGTGGTCCACAGCCCACACACTCGAGTATTAGTGTATCGCGATAATATTGATGACGCCGTTGGTTTTATACATTTGCGTGACGCATTGCGTTTACAATCAAAAGAGCAGTTCAGCAAGTCGTCATTATTACGCGCGGTCAAAGAATTATATTTTATTCCTGAAGGCACCCCACTCAACGTACAATTGACTAACTTCCAACAAAATAAAGAACGTATTGGACTTGTTGTAGATGAATACGGTGATATTCAAGGTTTAGTCACCTTAGAAGATATTCTGGAAGAAATTGTCGGTGACTTTACGACCTCAATGCTAACCACCGCAAGTGAAGACATTAATATCCAGCTAGATGGCAGTTTCTTAATTGATGCTACGATTAACATTCGTGATCTCAACAAAGAGATGAAATGGAACCTACCAATTGACGGCCCTAAAACCTTAAACGGTCTGATCATTGAGTTTCTTGAAGACATTCCTGCGGTAAACACCAGTTTACGCATAGTTGATTATCAAATAGAAGTCATCGATGTGGCAGATAATATGATTAAAACAGTCAGGGTTTTACCGAGTAATTTAGAATTGATTGATGATAACAAGTAG
- a CDS encoding DUF962 domain-containing protein has translation MKSAVEQLSTYKSVHLNPQNIKAHFVGVPMIIWSAFLMLGTLRFAWHDYQVSAAMILTVVVLGYYMALHIRLALGLVLFIVPVLYTSERVVHSAHPFIIAISIFVIGWIIQFIGHQYEKAKPAFMDDLNQLLIGPFFLMAELYFMLGLENKLAAEITPIAREKRRALEAKRRP, from the coding sequence ATGAAATCGGCAGTAGAACAGCTTTCAACGTATAAAAGCGTGCATTTGAACCCACAGAATATTAAGGCACATTTTGTTGGTGTTCCGATGATTATTTGGTCGGCATTTTTAATGTTGGGGACACTTCGTTTTGCATGGCACGATTATCAAGTCAGTGCAGCGATGATATTAACGGTTGTAGTGTTAGGTTACTACATGGCTCTTCATATACGCTTAGCACTTGGTTTAGTATTGTTTATTGTGCCTGTGTTATATACATCTGAACGAGTTGTTCACAGTGCCCATCCGTTTATAATTGCCATCAGTATTTTTGTTATCGGCTGGATTATTCAGTTTATTGGTCATCAATATGAAAAGGCTAAACCGGCTTTTATGGATGACTTAAATCAATTACTGATAGGGCCATTCTTTTTAATGGCGGAATTATATTTTATGTTGGGTCTAGAAAATAAATTAGCGGCAGAAATAACCCCAATAGCACGTGAAAAACGTCGGGCATTAGAAGCTAAGCGTCGCCCTTAG
- the era gene encoding GTPase Era encodes MTKKTDLPAGDSQEPSLDELLARMNQAAPIATAKYAVTYCGMVAIVGRPNVGKSTLLNKLLGQKVSITSKKPQTTRHRIMGIHTDGPSQIIFIDTPGLHIEEKRAINRLMNRAAASSLADVAMVIFVVDCMTWTADDEMVLQKIQHRNDDRKIILAINKVDNIKDKESLFPYLTELAKKFDFDEILPISASKGTNVQRILDMARESLPEAPFYFPEDYVTDRSQRFMASEIVREKLMRFLGDELPYDATVEIEQFKMMENGVYQINALILVEREGQKRMVIGNKGERIRTIATQARLDMETLFENKVFLEVWVKVKSGWADDERALRSLGYGES; translated from the coding sequence ATGACCAAGAAAACAGACTTGCCAGCAGGTGATAGCCAAGAACCTAGCTTAGATGAACTGCTAGCAAGGATGAACCAAGCAGCGCCAATCGCCACGGCTAAATACGCGGTAACTTATTGTGGTATGGTGGCGATTGTTGGTCGTCCCAATGTGGGTAAATCAACTCTTTTGAACAAGTTGCTTGGTCAAAAAGTAAGTATCACCTCAAAGAAACCGCAAACGACTCGTCATCGTATTATGGGTATTCATACCGATGGCCCAAGCCAAATTATATTTATTGATACTCCCGGTCTACACATTGAAGAGAAGCGTGCAATAAACCGCTTGATGAATCGTGCTGCGGCCAGTTCGTTAGCGGATGTTGCTATGGTTATTTTTGTTGTTGATTGCATGACGTGGACCGCCGATGATGAAATGGTATTACAAAAAATTCAACATCGTAATGATGATCGAAAAATCATCTTAGCCATTAACAAAGTGGATAACATTAAAGATAAGGAATCATTATTTCCTTATCTAACTGAATTGGCTAAAAAGTTTGATTTTGATGAGATTTTGCCAATATCAGCCAGTAAAGGCACCAATGTGCAACGTATTTTGGATATGGCACGTGAGTCATTGCCTGAAGCACCATTTTATTTCCCTGAAGATTACGTTACCGACCGTTCACAACGTTTTATGGCATCAGAAATTGTCCGTGAAAAGCTAATGCGTTTTTTAGGGGATGAACTTCCTTATGATGCGACGGTTGAGATTGAACAGTTTAAAATGATGGAAAATGGCGTTTATCAAATCAATGCGTTAATTCTCGTTGAGCGTGAAGGTCAAAAACGCATGGTTATTGGTAATAAAGGTGAGCGTATCCGTACTATTGCAACTCAGGCCAGATTAGATATGGAAACCTTATTCGAGAATAAAGTATTTCTTGAAGTGTGGGTTAAAGTAAAATCAGGTTGGGCTGATGACGAACGTGCATTGAGAAGTCTAGGTTATGGCGAAAGCTAA
- the recO gene encoding DNA repair protein RecO produces the protein MKRGYVLHHRQFRESSVIVNLLIEGVGRVDAITRVGSGKRSIKSILQPFQPLIIQFSAKSEAKNLGLKNITQIESAAPAMPLSANSLYSGFYLNELLVRLLSVEHQAEGLFLDYHRALLALAKQFCSSHLRYFEMALLLELGAFPSLAYDTQGDLLDSGCHYRFIADGGFIPVATNQDPSFTHGKGCLSGSMLLALAAQNLQPEQFNQAKGLMRYLLTPLLGNKPLLSRLLFTKKAD, from the coding sequence ATGAAACGTGGCTATGTGCTTCATCATCGACAATTTCGCGAATCGAGCGTGATTGTAAATTTGCTAATAGAGGGCGTTGGGCGTGTTGATGCCATTACCCGAGTCGGTTCAGGTAAACGTTCTATTAAAAGTATCTTACAACCTTTTCAACCTCTTATTATCCAATTTAGTGCCAAATCGGAAGCAAAAAATCTAGGGTTAAAAAATATTACTCAGATTGAATCTGCTGCGCCAGCGATGCCACTAAGCGCGAATAGTCTTTATTCAGGTTTTTATTTAAACGAGTTATTGGTTCGTCTATTATCAGTTGAACACCAAGCCGAAGGACTCTTTTTAGACTATCACCGTGCGTTACTCGCACTAGCTAAACAGTTTTGCTCAAGTCATCTGCGTTATTTCGAAATGGCACTGTTATTAGAGTTAGGTGCATTTCCATCGCTTGCTTATGATACTCAAGGTGATTTACTTGACAGCGGTTGTCATTATCGCTTTATTGCTGATGGTGGTTTTATTCCTGTGGCAACTAATCAAGATCCCTCTTTTACTCATGGTAAAGGCTGTTTATCTGGCTCAATGTTGCTCGCATTGGCAGCGCAAAACTTACAACCGGAACAGTTTAACCAAGCCAAAGGATTAATGCGTTATTTGCTAACGCCATTACTGGGTAATAAACCGTTGTTAAGTCGGCTGTTATTTACCAAAAAAGCAGATTAG
- the rpsP gene encoding 30S ribosomal protein S16, with translation MVTIRLARGGAKKRPFYNIVVADSRNARDGRFIERVGFFNPLARGQEETLRLDLDRVEHWVATGAATSERVAKLIKDARKATA, from the coding sequence ATGGTTACCATTCGTTTAGCTCGTGGCGGCGCAAAAAAGCGTCCATTTTATAATATCGTTGTTGCTGATAGCCGCAATGCTCGTGACGGTCGTTTCATCGAACGTGTAGGTTTTTTCAATCCATTGGCTCGTGGCCAAGAAGAAACTTTACGTTTAGATCTTGATCGTGTTGAGCATTGGGTTGCTACTGGCGCTGCAACATCTGAACGTGTTGCAAAACTGATCAAAGACGCACGTAAAGCTACTGCTTAA
- a CDS encoding cytochrome C assembly family protein, translated as MVIFSAAAMLFYCLALVLVTSRLFHVKGPNRKAVMVASSLAVIMHGFALSNAIFTVDGQNFSLTNVISLVNWIIALTFTITMPRLKVIIVVPVVYACSILSVALLWLLPPQFITHFEIHPELLAHVVLSLMAYSALMIAAMYAIQLLFIQNKLKKKQMMMSPAMPPLMTVEKQLYHLIIIGFILLSLSLVTGFVFLDDMFGDGKGHKAILSIIAWIVYAIMLWQQYTVGCRIRTAVIYSLSGAGLLSLAYFGARVVKELILN; from the coding sequence ATGGTTATTTTTTCAGCGGCAGCCATGCTTTTTTATTGTTTAGCATTGGTATTGGTGACGAGCCGACTTTTTCACGTAAAAGGGCCTAATCGTAAAGCCGTTATGGTAGCTTCCAGTCTGGCCGTTATCATGCATGGGTTTGCACTTTCGAATGCAATTTTTACCGTTGATGGACAAAACTTTAGTTTAACCAACGTGATTTCATTGGTTAACTGGATTATTGCATTAACATTTACCATTACAATGCCTCGACTTAAAGTCATTATTGTTGTGCCTGTGGTTTATGCATGCTCAATTTTATCGGTGGCCCTATTATGGTTACTGCCGCCACAATTCATCACTCATTTTGAAATACACCCAGAACTACTTGCTCATGTTGTTTTATCACTCATGGCATATAGCGCCTTGATGATAGCGGCAATGTATGCCATTCAACTGCTGTTTATTCAGAATAAGCTTAAGAAAAAGCAGATGATGATGAGCCCTGCTATGCCCCCCTTAATGACGGTTGAGAAACAGCTTTATCACCTCATTATTATTGGCTTTATTTTACTAAGCCTGTCACTGGTAACCGGGTTCGTTTTTTTAGATGATATGTTCGGTGATGGTAAAGGGCATAAAGCCATATTATCAATAATAGCGTGGATAGTTTACGCGATTATGTTGTGGCAACAATATACTGTTGGCTGTAGAATCCGTACTGCAGTGATTTACAGCTTATCTGGTGCTGGTTTACTTTCTCTGGCTTATTTTGGCGCAAGAGTTGTTAAAGAATTGATATTAAACTAA